From Myxococcus stipitatus, one genomic window encodes:
- a CDS encoding S8 family serine peptidase, translating to MGAESPSIQESVAGSPLEEKPTRPRFVPGRVIVKFREGTKGGAARTTLSLTGMTYQREDTLAVGAEIWTLASPGAWVGHSLAEQEGLTEAAVEALRSREDVEYAHPDYYLEYSAEPVDELYPLQWNLRAIRMTEAWQSLEYAGTNTSTVKIAVVDTGRLEHPDLAGRWGAGIDVAYPPDSGVVSDPDPASTGRWHHGLHVAGILGARWDTQGTAGICKDCPLLPVKISAEDDLPVISSVARAITWSVTNGARVINMSFGTHPDQDIRCASVQSLQATINHALDAGVVLVAAAGNHDGADPALVTPASCQGVLTVAATLPNGQLAAYSNKGPAVALVAPGGGPEITGDGIGCDDPLTTYDGQGGVVSAWAIYKPGPSIGAGDYCYRYLSGTSMAAPHVAGVAALLIAQRPAWTAEQVKQRILSTTHPVIGCPSTQCGAGMLDAGKAIIRYLDFPSAQCTLDTVGTEGRFSCTIGEASGGLTPYTHTWSVVSNAQLTASTPFTAQGTCTPNSDFVLRHTVQDAEGANLTRDHTLRCPRPALDASFWFQQLPSVLRAERVYSVSVTMHNTGTEPWTAAAGFKLKAIAPVGHPNFWGTSEVELSPTDSIGLGQTKEFLIGITTPYDLGTYPFQWQMVKAGVPFGQPSPLTQLNVTLPANDAVYVRHTVPTRVVVGSTFDISFTLRNTGTATWTQASGHRLGSQNPQDNTTWGTNRVAPPSGASAGRGQEMTFTATLTAPSTPGARPMQWRMVQDGPTPAWFGAWTENPLIDVVPPPRDAAYVSQSGPTTVMANTPFLYSVTMRNTGTEAWRADTGFTLTALHPAWSNAVGTLAPGELVLPGQEKTFHVQVTPTGIPDSYPLQWRMTQNATGVFGQASSSVPIKVIPQSLAEFVSQTVPPQVLPGQVFPASITLRNSGTTTWGIYSGFQLAPVVGMMAGGDWGIESLPLAPDELILPGQVKTFSFNATAPQEQGYRQFQWRMRLEVSPQTYISFGEATQATEILVAGPCYCPPGEVCPDVECQEQQ from the coding sequence ATGGGAGCGGAATCGCCTTCCATCCAGGAGTCGGTCGCGGGGAGTCCGCTGGAGGAGAAACCCACCCGGCCGCGCTTCGTCCCGGGGCGCGTCATCGTGAAGTTCCGCGAGGGGACGAAGGGGGGCGCCGCGCGGACGACGTTGAGCCTGACAGGCATGACCTACCAGCGCGAAGACACGCTGGCCGTGGGCGCGGAGATATGGACGCTGGCCTCTCCGGGAGCATGGGTGGGGCACTCCCTGGCGGAGCAGGAGGGCCTCACCGAGGCGGCCGTGGAGGCGCTGCGCTCGCGCGAGGACGTCGAGTATGCCCACCCGGACTACTACCTGGAGTACTCCGCCGAGCCCGTGGATGAGCTGTATCCCTTGCAGTGGAACCTCCGCGCGATCCGGATGACGGAGGCATGGCAGTCCCTCGAATACGCGGGCACCAACACCAGCACGGTGAAGATCGCCGTGGTGGACACCGGGCGACTGGAGCACCCAGACCTGGCGGGACGTTGGGGCGCGGGCATCGATGTCGCCTACCCGCCGGATTCGGGCGTCGTGTCGGATCCAGACCCCGCCTCGACCGGCAGGTGGCACCACGGCCTGCATGTGGCGGGAATCCTCGGAGCCCGCTGGGACACCCAAGGCACCGCCGGCATCTGCAAGGACTGCCCGCTGCTGCCCGTGAAGATCTCCGCCGAGGACGACCTCCCCGTCATCAGCAGCGTGGCGCGGGCCATCACCTGGTCCGTCACGAATGGCGCGCGGGTCATCAACATGAGCTTCGGGACGCACCCTGACCAGGACATCCGATGCGCCTCGGTCCAGTCCCTCCAGGCGACCATCAACCATGCCCTCGACGCGGGTGTCGTCCTGGTCGCCGCCGCGGGCAACCACGACGGCGCGGACCCCGCCCTCGTGACGCCGGCGTCCTGCCAGGGCGTCCTCACCGTGGCCGCCACCCTGCCCAACGGACAGCTCGCCGCCTATTCCAACAAGGGGCCCGCGGTCGCCCTCGTTGCTCCCGGCGGAGGGCCGGAGATCACCGGCGACGGGATTGGTTGCGACGACCCCCTGACGACCTACGACGGGCAGGGAGGCGTCGTCTCGGCCTGGGCCATCTACAAACCAGGTCCCTCGATTGGCGCGGGGGACTACTGCTACCGCTACCTCAGCGGCACCTCCATGGCCGCGCCCCACGTCGCCGGGGTCGCCGCGCTCCTCATCGCCCAGCGCCCGGCGTGGACCGCGGAGCAGGTGAAGCAGCGCATCCTGTCCACCACCCACCCCGTCATCGGCTGCCCGTCCACCCAGTGTGGCGCGGGGATGCTCGACGCGGGCAAGGCCATCATCCGCTACCTGGACTTCCCGAGCGCCCAGTGCACGCTGGACACCGTCGGGACCGAGGGCCGCTTCTCCTGCACCATCGGCGAGGCGAGCGGAGGGCTCACCCCGTATACCCATACCTGGTCCGTCGTCTCCAATGCGCAGCTCACCGCGTCCACGCCCTTCACCGCGCAGGGCACCTGCACGCCGAACAGCGACTTCGTCCTGCGCCACACGGTCCAGGACGCGGAGGGCGCCAACCTGACCCGGGACCACACCCTGCGCTGTCCGCGCCCCGCGCTGGACGCGAGCTTCTGGTTCCAGCAGCTCCCCTCCGTCCTGCGCGCCGAGCGCGTCTACAGCGTCTCCGTGACGATGCACAACACGGGCACCGAGCCGTGGACCGCCGCGGCGGGGTTCAAGCTCAAGGCCATCGCGCCCGTGGGCCATCCGAACTTCTGGGGCACCAGCGAGGTCGAGCTGTCCCCGACCGACAGCATCGGGCTCGGGCAGACAAAGGAGTTCCTCATCGGCATCACCACGCCGTATGACCTGGGCACGTATCCCTTCCAATGGCAGATGGTGAAGGCCGGGGTCCCCTTCGGCCAGCCCTCGCCGCTGACCCAGCTGAACGTCACGCTGCCGGCGAACGACGCGGTGTACGTGCGGCACACGGTGCCCACCCGCGTCGTGGTGGGCAGCACCTTCGACATCTCCTTCACCCTGCGGAACACGGGCACGGCCACCTGGACCCAGGCCAGCGGCCACCGCCTGGGCTCCCAGAACCCGCAGGACAACACCACCTGGGGGACGAACCGCGTCGCTCCGCCCTCCGGAGCATCAGCCGGCCGTGGCCAGGAGATGACCTTCACGGCGACACTCACCGCGCCCTCCACGCCGGGCGCTCGCCCCATGCAGTGGCGGATGGTCCAGGACGGCCCCACGCCCGCGTGGTTCGGCGCATGGACGGAGAACCCGCTCATCGACGTCGTGCCGCCCCCCCGGGACGCCGCCTACGTCAGCCAGTCCGGCCCCACCACGGTGATGGCGAACACGCCGTTCCTCTACTCCGTGACGATGCGCAACACCGGCACCGAGGCCTGGCGGGCCGACACGGGCTTCACGCTGACGGCGCTGCACCCCGCCTGGTCGAACGCCGTGGGCACGCTGGCGCCAGGCGAGCTGGTCCTGCCGGGCCAGGAGAAGACCTTCCACGTCCAGGTCACCCCAACGGGTATCCCGGACTCGTATCCCCTCCAGTGGCGGATGACCCAGAACGCAACGGGCGTCTTCGGGCAGGCCTCGTCGAGCGTCCCCATCAAGGTCATCCCCCAGTCCCTGGCGGAGTTCGTGAGCCAGACGGTGCCGCCCCAGGTCCTCCCGGGACAGGTGTTCCCCGCCTCCATCACCCTGCGGAACTCGGGCACCACCACGTGGGGCATCTACTCCGGCTTCCAGCTCGCGCCGGTCGTCGGGATGATGGCTGGCGGCGACTGGGGCATCGAGTCCCTGCCCCTGGCCCCGGATGAGCTCATCCTCCCCGGCCAGGTGAAGACCTTCTCGTTCAACGCCACCGCGCCCCAGGAGCAGGGCTACCGGCAGTTCCAGTGGCGGATGCGGCTGGAGGTCTCTCCCCAGACCTACATCTCCTTCGGGGAGGCCACGCAGGCGACGGAGATACTCGTCGCGGGGCCCTGCTACTGCCCACCCGGAGAGGTGTGTCCGGACGTGGAGTGCCAGGAGCAGCAGTAG
- the ahcY gene encoding adenosylhomocysteinase — protein sequence MTAVTQQKNQDYSVADLSLAGWGRREIKIAESEMPALMAIREEYAKQQPLKGARVTGSLHMTIQTAVLVETLQALGAQVRWASCNIFSTQDHAAAALVEAGTPVFAHKGESLREYWDFTHRIFEFGPAGSDHEGPNMILDDGGDATLLMHLGKRAEKDPSVISSPHSEEERELFASIKAKLAQDATWYSRKAAKIIGVTEETTTGVHRLQEMSAKGTLLFRAINVNDSVTKSKFDNLYGCRESLVDGIKRATDVMVAGKIAVVAGYGDVGKGSAQALRALSAQVWVTEIDPICALQAAMEGYRVVTMDYAADKADIFVTATGNKSVITHEHMKRMKDQAIVCNIGHFDNEIEVAALEQYKWEEIKPQVDHVIFPDNKRIILLAKGRLVNLGCATGHPSYVMSSSFANQTIAQIELFSQSDRYQVGKVYVLPKHLDEKVARLQLKKLNAQLTELTEEQAAYIGVKKTGPYKQDTYRY from the coding sequence ATGACCGCCGTCACCCAGCAGAAGAACCAGGACTACTCCGTCGCCGACCTCTCGCTCGCCGGATGGGGGCGCAGGGAGATCAAGATCGCCGAGAGCGAGATGCCCGCCCTCATGGCCATCCGCGAGGAGTACGCGAAGCAGCAGCCGCTCAAGGGCGCCCGCGTCACGGGTTCGCTGCACATGACCATCCAGACCGCGGTGCTCGTGGAGACGCTCCAGGCGCTGGGCGCCCAGGTGCGCTGGGCGTCGTGCAACATCTTCTCCACGCAGGACCACGCCGCCGCCGCGCTGGTGGAGGCCGGCACCCCGGTGTTCGCGCACAAGGGCGAGTCCCTGCGGGAGTACTGGGACTTCACCCACCGCATCTTCGAGTTCGGCCCCGCGGGCAGCGACCACGAGGGCCCGAACATGATTCTGGACGACGGCGGCGACGCGACGCTGCTGATGCACCTGGGCAAGCGCGCGGAGAAGGACCCGAGCGTCATCTCCTCGCCCCACAGCGAGGAGGAGCGGGAGCTGTTCGCCTCCATCAAGGCGAAGCTGGCCCAGGACGCCACCTGGTACTCGCGCAAGGCCGCGAAGATCATCGGCGTCACCGAGGAGACGACGACGGGCGTGCACCGCCTCCAGGAGATGTCCGCCAAGGGCACGCTGCTGTTCCGCGCCATCAACGTCAACGACAGCGTCACCAAGAGCAAGTTCGACAACCTCTATGGCTGCCGTGAGTCGCTGGTGGACGGCATCAAGCGCGCCACGGACGTGATGGTGGCGGGGAAGATCGCCGTCGTCGCGGGCTACGGCGACGTGGGCAAGGGCTCCGCCCAGGCGCTGCGCGCGCTGTCCGCCCAGGTGTGGGTCACGGAGATCGACCCCATCTGCGCGCTCCAGGCCGCGATGGAGGGCTACCGCGTCGTGACCATGGACTACGCCGCGGACAAGGCGGACATCTTCGTCACCGCGACGGGCAACAAGAGCGTCATCACCCACGAGCACATGAAGCGGATGAAGGACCAGGCCATCGTCTGCAACATCGGCCACTTCGACAATGAGATCGAGGTCGCCGCGCTCGAGCAGTACAAGTGGGAGGAGATCAAGCCCCAGGTCGACCACGTCATCTTCCCGGACAACAAGCGCATCATCCTGCTGGCCAAGGGCCGCCTGGTGAACCTGGGCTGCGCCACGGGCCACCCCAGCTACGTGATGTCCAGCTCCTTCGCCAACCAGACCATCGCGCAGATCGAGCTGTTCTCGCAGAGCGACCGCTACCAGGTGGGCAAGGTCTACGTGCTGCCCAAGCACCTGGACGAGAAGGTCGCCCGGCTCCAGCTCAAGAAGCTCAACGCGCAGCTCACCGAGCTGACCGAGGAGCAGGCCGCGTACATCGGCGTGAAGAAGACCGGCCCCTACAAGCAGGACACCTACCGCTACTAG
- a CDS encoding DinB family protein, translated as MTNPIRDTLLGQLDIAWALTSYHLEGLTTEECLRRPGRVGLHVHPGADGAWRADWPEHEGYGLGPASVAWLTWHLGFWWSMVLDHSLGAATLTREAVSWPGSADEVRAWVGGLHARWRSAVEGLTDEDLRSSERTRWPLQGKPFGDIVAWVNLELMKNAAELGYARFVLAVANG; from the coding sequence ATGACGAACCCGATCCGAGACACGCTCCTGGGGCAGCTGGACATCGCGTGGGCGCTCACGAGCTACCACCTGGAGGGCTTGACCACGGAGGAGTGTCTGCGTCGGCCGGGGCGCGTGGGCTTGCATGTCCACCCAGGGGCGGATGGAGCGTGGCGCGCGGACTGGCCCGAGCACGAGGGTTATGGATTGGGGCCGGCGAGCGTGGCGTGGCTGACCTGGCACCTGGGGTTCTGGTGGTCCATGGTGCTCGACCACTCGCTCGGCGCCGCGACGCTGACGCGCGAGGCGGTGTCCTGGCCTGGCTCGGCGGACGAGGTGCGGGCCTGGGTGGGAGGGCTCCACGCGCGGTGGCGCTCGGCGGTGGAGGGGCTCACGGACGAGGACCTGCGCTCGTCCGAGCGCACGCGCTGGCCCCTCCAGGGCAAGCCCTTCGGGGACATCGTCGCCTGGGTGAACCTGGAGTTGATGAAGAACGCGGCGGAGCTCGGCTACGCCCGGTTCGTGCTCGCGGTCGCCAACGGGTAG
- a CDS encoding DUF2381 family protein, whose protein sequence is MEGWTHRTSSWATVALQVRNTSAAPWSPTEARLSVVASGERINVLAVRMREPRIEPGTAALVVVETGAPTWPVGAVLRLELRDSEGNRRLLIPRFAF, encoded by the coding sequence ATGGAAGGGTGGACGCATCGAACAAGCTCCTGGGCGACCGTAGCTCTCCAGGTTCGCAATACCAGTGCAGCGCCATGGTCCCCAACGGAGGCCCGGCTTTCCGTGGTCGCGAGTGGCGAGCGCATCAACGTGCTTGCGGTGCGGATGAGGGAGCCTCGGATTGAACCAGGGACGGCCGCCCTCGTCGTGGTGGAGACCGGGGCGCCCACGTGGCCAGTAGGGGCGGTCCTCCGGTTGGAGCTGCGCGACAGTGAGGGCAACCGCCGTCTTCTCATTCCTCGCTTTGCATTCTAG
- a CDS encoding sugar ABC transporter substrate-binding protein — translation MDACRGRFEGHVALVVLLLSVSACKRDTVEGTAGPGSPGRRIALLLPESKTARYESHDRPLFERKVKALCPECEVLYANADQDAARQQAQAEAALTNGATVLVLDPVDSASASAIVARAKQSRVPVISYDRLVMNADVDYYISFDNEKVGRLQAQALVDRLRADPRPQGALVVIHGAPTDNNARLFKAGARSVLGASGLRVGAEYDTPDWSPDKAQRQMEQALTAMGKAGIVGVYAANDGTAGGAIAAMKAAGVAPLPPVTGQDAELAAIQRIVAGEQYMTVYKAIRPEAEAAAELAVALARGRPPAPGLVTGKVNNGRKDVDSILLTPVAVTRENVKDTVVADGFWKPEQICAGAYQQACATARLP, via the coding sequence ATGGACGCATGCCGCGGTCGTTTCGAGGGCCACGTGGCGCTGGTCGTGCTCCTGCTGTCGGTGTCCGCGTGCAAGCGGGACACGGTGGAGGGGACGGCCGGACCGGGGAGCCCGGGGCGTCGCATCGCCCTGCTGCTGCCGGAGTCGAAGACGGCGCGGTACGAGTCGCACGACCGGCCGCTGTTCGAGCGCAAGGTGAAGGCGCTGTGTCCGGAGTGCGAGGTCCTCTACGCCAACGCGGACCAGGACGCCGCCCGGCAACAGGCCCAGGCCGAGGCGGCGCTCACCAATGGCGCCACGGTGCTGGTGCTCGACCCGGTGGACTCCGCGTCGGCGTCCGCCATCGTCGCGCGCGCGAAGCAGTCCCGAGTCCCGGTCATCAGCTACGACCGCCTCGTGATGAACGCGGACGTCGACTACTACATCTCGTTCGACAACGAGAAGGTCGGCCGCCTCCAGGCCCAGGCGTTGGTGGACCGGCTCCGCGCGGACCCGCGCCCCCAGGGCGCGCTGGTGGTCATCCATGGCGCCCCCACGGACAACAACGCGAGGCTGTTCAAGGCGGGCGCGCGCTCGGTGCTGGGCGCCAGCGGCCTCCGGGTCGGCGCCGAGTACGACACGCCGGACTGGAGCCCGGACAAGGCGCAGCGGCAGATGGAGCAGGCGCTCACCGCGATGGGCAAGGCGGGCATCGTCGGCGTCTACGCGGCCAACGACGGCACGGCGGGGGGCGCCATCGCGGCGATGAAGGCCGCGGGTGTCGCGCCGCTGCCCCCGGTGACGGGACAGGACGCGGAGCTGGCCGCCATCCAACGCATCGTCGCGGGTGAGCAATACATGACCGTCTACAAGGCCATCCGCCCCGAAGCGGAGGCCGCCGCCGAGCTCGCGGTGGCGCTCGCGCGGGGACGGCCCCCCGCGCCCGGACTCGTCACCGGCAAGGTGAACAACGGCCGCAAGGACGTGGACTCCATCCTGCTGACGCCCGTGGCGGTGACGCGCGAGAACGTGAAGGACACCGTCGTCGCGGATGGCTTCTGGAAGCCGGAGCAGATCTGCGCGGGGGCCTACCAGCAGGCCTGCGCCACGGCGCGGCTCCCCTGA
- a CDS encoding patatin-like phospholipase family protein, giving the protein MWALHACVCTVLLGSLRGEALPRAPQESPAPSSVSLTVSGGVSLGAYEAGFLYYAASSSQGARAVNLQLVTGASAGGLNALLAVLATCGVDSAVPGQSLFWSTWIPVGFDQLFVPASTTALGIFSREWLARGAGDIEKAWEHGLATSCDVVLGVSTTRMEPRVLHAAGGRLDLPRIEEKFAIRIQGQGLGRPPRATNYTTPDGPRMELMLVTDEHGHIAFSRLRDLLFASMAFPIAFPPQPLDTCVPGDTATANICLAKEARTDLFIDGGVFDNTPLRLAVGLARDGLRETSDGRLEWSASPRHETRSTPSTIAFAFIDPDATEYPVPPSAPARAQEDSLPATLSALLAAFVDTARSKELALLLEEEPEIARRLALPRRHFPAASAPLFAFLGFFETEFRVFDFYLGMYDARRMLEDAFGSDGSLFPRSHALPDDSIGGWRPFACMLAVYDSTPDAERACHGEDLRDFRALLQVSLDELYSACAAVGQREQPSPWRNAHCDRAMAGQPPPHVPGLSPRQWPEWKRSGKETELDYAMRLLGAYGFRFEDLGVPPGRGDLAITHIRRTLGRALNRLAEVQPGPAKATVRFAGKVAADSISYEPQQVVLHVTVGPTQSEVGLSLGLSRLALPMGLRLASAVDFRGLEDIFSAASSDRFGIEVVTGLEFQPQSEQSILAQSRLGVRGGWLFSSNDHYATQACEERGARSVTACSRPVLQAFVGLTFLERFRIQVVGEWYPGSTTRKSLWAVAPGIGLELGL; this is encoded by the coding sequence ATGTGGGCCCTCCACGCCTGTGTGTGCACCGTGCTCCTCGGGAGCCTCCGGGGAGAGGCCCTTCCGCGCGCCCCCCAGGAGAGCCCCGCGCCGTCCTCCGTCTCGCTCACGGTGAGCGGGGGCGTGTCGCTGGGCGCGTACGAAGCGGGGTTCCTCTACTACGCGGCCTCCTCGTCCCAGGGGGCCCGGGCGGTGAACCTCCAGCTCGTCACGGGCGCTTCGGCGGGTGGGTTGAACGCGCTGCTGGCGGTGCTGGCGACATGCGGGGTGGACAGCGCGGTGCCGGGACAGTCGTTGTTCTGGTCCACCTGGATTCCGGTGGGCTTCGACCAGCTCTTCGTCCCCGCGTCCACGACGGCGCTGGGCATCTTCTCCCGGGAGTGGCTCGCGCGAGGCGCGGGCGACATCGAGAAGGCGTGGGAGCACGGCCTGGCGACCTCGTGCGACGTGGTGCTCGGGGTGTCCACCACGCGGATGGAGCCGCGCGTGCTCCACGCGGCGGGCGGGCGACTCGACCTGCCCCGCATCGAGGAGAAATTCGCCATCCGCATCCAGGGACAGGGACTGGGACGCCCACCGCGCGCGACCAACTACACGACCCCGGACGGCCCACGCATGGAGCTGATGCTCGTCACCGACGAGCACGGCCACATCGCCTTCTCCCGGCTGCGCGACCTGCTCTTCGCGTCGATGGCCTTCCCCATCGCCTTCCCGCCACAGCCGCTGGACACCTGCGTCCCCGGCGACACCGCCACCGCGAACATCTGTCTGGCGAAGGAGGCGCGGACCGACCTCTTCATCGACGGCGGCGTCTTCGACAACACCCCCCTGCGGCTGGCCGTGGGGCTCGCCCGCGACGGCCTGCGCGAGACCTCCGACGGCCGCCTGGAATGGAGCGCGAGCCCACGACATGAGACGCGGAGCACGCCGTCGACCATCGCGTTCGCGTTCATCGACCCCGACGCCACGGAATACCCCGTGCCGCCTTCCGCGCCGGCGAGGGCCCAGGAGGACTCGCTCCCGGCCACGCTCTCGGCGTTGCTGGCGGCCTTCGTGGACACCGCGCGCTCCAAGGAGCTGGCGCTGCTCCTGGAGGAGGAGCCGGAGATCGCGCGGCGCCTGGCGCTCCCCAGGCGCCACTTCCCCGCGGCGAGCGCGCCCCTCTTCGCCTTCCTCGGCTTCTTCGAGACCGAGTTCCGAGTCTTCGACTTCTACCTGGGCATGTACGACGCCCGCCGGATGCTGGAGGACGCGTTCGGGAGTGACGGGAGCCTGTTCCCCCGCTCGCACGCGCTCCCCGACGACAGCATCGGCGGGTGGCGGCCCTTCGCCTGCATGCTCGCCGTCTATGACTCCACGCCGGACGCGGAGCGGGCCTGCCATGGCGAGGACCTGAGGGACTTCCGCGCGCTCTTGCAGGTCTCCCTCGACGAGCTCTATTCGGCGTGCGCCGCCGTGGGCCAGCGGGAGCAGCCTTCGCCGTGGCGCAATGCCCATTGCGACCGGGCCATGGCGGGCCAGCCGCCGCCCCACGTCCCCGGGCTCTCGCCGCGCCAATGGCCCGAGTGGAAGCGCAGCGGGAAGGAGACGGAGCTGGACTACGCCATGCGCCTGCTGGGGGCCTATGGCTTCCGGTTCGAGGACCTGGGCGTGCCTCCCGGCCGTGGAGACCTGGCGATCACGCACATCCGTCGCACGCTGGGGCGCGCCCTCAACCGGCTCGCGGAGGTCCAGCCCGGCCCGGCCAAGGCGACCGTCCGCTTCGCCGGGAAGGTCGCGGCGGACAGCATCTCGTACGAGCCCCAGCAGGTGGTCCTCCACGTCACCGTGGGGCCGACGCAGAGCGAGGTGGGCCTGAGCCTCGGGCTGTCGCGGCTCGCGCTCCCCATGGGCCTGAGGCTCGCGAGCGCGGTCGACTTCCGGGGGCTGGAGGACATCTTCTCCGCCGCCAGCAGTGACCGCTTCGGAATCGAGGTGGTGACGGGGCTCGAGTTCCAACCACAGTCGGAGCAGTCCATCCTCGCGCAGAGCCGGCTCGGCGTGCGTGGGGGCTGGCTGTTCAGCTCGAACGACCACTATGCCACGCAGGCGTGCGAGGAGCGGGGCGCCCGGAGCGTGACGGCCTGCTCGCGGCCCGTGCTCCAGGCGTTCGTCGGCCTCACCTTCCTCGAACGCTTCCGCATCCAGGTGGTGGGCGAGTGGTACCCGGGGAGCACGACGCGAAAGTCGCTGTGGGCCGTGGCGCCGGGCATCGGGCTGGAGCTGGGCTTGTAG
- a CDS encoding sugar ABC transporter permease, with protein sequence MSAQVPVDPSLVTEAPGLKGSWAAWRRRLAQGELGSLPVVMGLAGIWLLFSLANPRFLSAANLTNLMLQISAMGTLSVGLVLVLLLGEIDLSAGAVSGLAAAVMAILNVHHAWAPVPALLAGLGTGAAVGLFQGLWVTRLRVPSFVVTLAGLLGWQGALLSVLGTTGSVNLTDEVLLALTRTFFAPDLAWGAAAVGIALLVGTVVLGRRRRAAAGLPLASWRRTVVTVGVPSGLLVAAVTVFTWDRGLPLAVVLFVGLVLLVELTLRHTRFGRHVFAVGGNAEAARRAGIRVQGIRVAVFTLASTLAAAGGILAASRLMAVNQSSGSGDVLLNAIAAAVIGGTSLFGGRGSAWSALLGALVIGSISNGMDLLALSSSVKFMVTGGVLLVAASVDALSRRERQAAGRA encoded by the coding sequence ATGAGCGCCCAGGTGCCGGTGGACCCGAGCCTCGTCACGGAAGCACCGGGGCTGAAGGGCTCGTGGGCGGCCTGGCGTCGCCGGCTGGCACAGGGGGAGCTCGGGAGCCTGCCCGTCGTCATGGGGCTGGCCGGCATCTGGCTCCTCTTCTCGCTGGCCAATCCCCGCTTCCTGTCCGCCGCCAACCTCACGAACCTGATGCTCCAGATTTCGGCCATGGGCACGCTCTCCGTGGGGCTCGTCCTAGTGCTGCTGCTGGGAGAGATAGACCTGTCCGCGGGCGCGGTGAGCGGACTCGCGGCGGCGGTGATGGCCATCCTCAACGTCCATCACGCCTGGGCTCCCGTCCCCGCGCTGCTCGCGGGGCTGGGGACGGGCGCGGCGGTGGGGCTGTTCCAGGGGCTGTGGGTGACAAGGCTGCGCGTGCCGTCGTTCGTCGTCACGTTGGCGGGATTGCTCGGCTGGCAGGGCGCGCTGCTGTCTGTCCTGGGAACGACGGGCTCGGTGAACCTCACCGACGAGGTGCTCCTCGCGCTGACGAGGACGTTCTTCGCGCCGGACCTCGCGTGGGGAGCGGCGGCGGTGGGCATCGCCCTGCTCGTGGGGACGGTGGTGCTCGGGCGACGGCGACGGGCGGCGGCGGGGCTCCCGCTCGCGTCGTGGCGGCGGACCGTGGTGACGGTGGGAGTCCCGTCGGGGCTCCTCGTCGCGGCGGTGACGGTGTTCACCTGGGACCGGGGGTTGCCGCTCGCGGTGGTCCTGTTCGTGGGGCTGGTGCTGCTGGTGGAGCTGACGCTGCGTCACACCCGCTTCGGTCGGCACGTCTTCGCGGTGGGCGGCAACGCGGAGGCCGCGCGGAGGGCGGGTATCCGCGTGCAGGGCATCCGCGTGGCCGTCTTCACGCTGGCGTCCACGCTGGCGGCGGCGGGGGGCATCCTCGCGGCCTCCCGGTTGATGGCGGTGAATCAGTCCTCGGGCAGCGGCGACGTCTTGCTCAACGCCATCGCCGCCGCCGTCATCGGAGGCACCAGCCTCTTCGGCGGCAGGGGCTCGGCGTGGTCCGCGCTCCTGGGCGCGCTGGTGATTGGCTCCATCTCCAACGGCATGGACCTGCTGGCCCTGTCGTCGTCGGTGAAGTTCATGGTCACCGGAGGCGTCCTGCTCGTCGCCGCGTCGGTCGACGCGCTCTCGCGCCGGGAGCGGCAGGCGGCGGGCCGGGCATAG
- a CDS encoding ATP-binding cassette domain-containing protein, giving the protein MTSTPLLELKGVSKRFGAIQALSQVDFEVHAGEVVALVGDNGAGKSTLVKTLAGILPVEGGQVFFEGRPVRLTRPREAASLGIATVHQDLALCDNLDVVANLFLGREVRSRGWRRLVGWLDETAMEVQATELLRGLAVSLPSVRTQVATLSGGQRQSIAVARAMMGAPRVVLLDEPTAALGVAQTRQVLDLIRRLRQQGLGVVVISHNLADVFCVTDRIVVMRLGRRTATFDARSAREVDVVAAITGVPASDAATPLAQEAP; this is encoded by the coding sequence ATGACCTCCACGCCGCTGCTGGAGCTGAAGGGCGTCTCGAAGCGCTTCGGTGCCATCCAGGCGCTCAGCCAGGTGGACTTCGAGGTCCACGCGGGCGAGGTCGTGGCCCTGGTGGGAGACAACGGGGCCGGGAAGTCGACGCTGGTGAAGACCCTCGCGGGCATCCTCCCGGTGGAGGGCGGACAGGTCTTCTTCGAGGGACGGCCGGTGCGCCTCACCCGCCCACGGGAGGCCGCGTCGCTCGGCATCGCCACGGTCCACCAGGACCTGGCGCTGTGCGACAACCTCGACGTGGTGGCCAACCTGTTCCTGGGGCGCGAGGTGAGGTCTCGCGGCTGGAGACGCCTCGTGGGCTGGCTGGACGAGACGGCGATGGAGGTCCAGGCGACGGAGCTGCTGCGGGGACTGGCGGTGAGCCTCCCCAGCGTGCGCACGCAGGTCGCGACGCTGTCCGGAGGTCAGCGCCAGTCCATCGCGGTGGCCCGGGCGATGATGGGCGCACCGCGCGTGGTGCTGCTGGACGAGCCCACCGCCGCGCTCGGCGTGGCGCAGACGCGACAGGTGCTGGACCTCATCCGCCGGCTGCGACAGCAGGGCCTGGGCGTGGTGGTCATCAGCCACAACCTGGCGGATGTCTTCTGCGTGACGGACCGCATCGTCGTGATGCGGCTGGGTCGACGGACCGCCACGTTCGACGCGAGGTCGGCGCGCGAGGTGGACGTGGTGGCGGCCATCACCGGCGTGCCCGCCTCCGACGCGGCCACGCCCCTCGCCCAGGAGGCCCCATGA